Proteins from one Catenuloplanes atrovinosus genomic window:
- a CDS encoding STAS domain-containing protein, protein MSFTGDLDTDTAQEFSAAVLRTVDAHREPSVRIDLADVDFLAAAGVRALRHCQQYATGQGRRLVVCNPQPSVRHVLEIAAALDLLETAG, encoded by the coding sequence ATGTCCTTCACGGGAGACCTCGACACCGACACCGCGCAGGAGTTCTCGGCGGCGGTGCTCCGCACGGTCGACGCCCACCGCGAGCCGTCGGTGCGGATCGACCTGGCGGATGTCGACTTTCTCGCCGCCGCGGGCGTGCGCGCGCTGCGGCACTGCCAGCAGTATGCGACCGGGCAGGGACGCCGGCTGGTCGTCTGCAACCCACAGCCGTCCGTACGGCATGTCCTGGAGATCGCCGCCGCGCTCGACCTGCTGGAGACCGCCGGCTGA
- a CDS encoding MarR family winged helix-turn-helix transcriptional regulator — MTDEPRWLDQDELKTWLALVSVLVRLPAELDAQLQRDAGMNHFEYIILAALSEAPERRLRMSLLAAMAEGSLPRLSQAVGRLEKRGWVRRSPDPDDGRYTLATLTDEGMATVVAAAPGHVAEVRRLVFDPLLKAQPRQLHDICGRIMRTIDPNGPFPGTRPY, encoded by the coding sequence ATGACCGACGAGCCGCGCTGGCTGGACCAGGACGAGCTGAAGACCTGGCTCGCCCTGGTCTCCGTGCTGGTCCGGCTGCCGGCCGAGCTCGACGCGCAGCTCCAGCGCGACGCGGGGATGAACCACTTCGAGTACATCATCCTCGCCGCGCTCTCCGAGGCGCCGGAACGCCGGCTGCGGATGAGCCTGCTCGCGGCCATGGCCGAGGGCTCGCTGCCGCGCCTGTCCCAGGCCGTCGGCCGGCTGGAGAAGCGCGGCTGGGTGCGCCGCTCGCCCGACCCGGACGACGGCCGCTACACGCTGGCCACGCTCACCGACGAGGGCATGGCGACGGTCGTCGCGGCGGCGCCCGGCCACGTCGCCGAGGTCCGCCGCCTGGTCTTCGACCCGCTGCTCAAGGCGCAGCCCCGGCAACTGCACGACATCTGCGGCCGGATCATGCGCACCATCGACCCGAACGGCCCGTTCCCCGGCACCCGTCCGTACTAG
- a CDS encoding helix-turn-helix transcriptional regulator: MQMETFDSQDLGEVEAFVSRIYSRMHIGAVGERTRARIDRRPLTAEVAFDDLDYSFDIGYAAEPPDVLIVCDVVSNTIRSDNGGSADTFGPGDQFLISRPGLPYSGVAHASALRFTLLGPAVLDRVAATGDGTAEPVRILDHRPISRQAHLRLQRAIAYARDEVMAAPPSPATPLLASAVSQFLAAGVLQAYPNTAVGDATATDSSDGTPSTLRRAVAYIESNADLDITLADIARAAYVTPRALQLAFRRHLDTTPLGYLRRVRLDRAHSELRAATAGDGETVSAIAARWGFTHTRFTQQYRAVYGVPPSRTLRG, from the coding sequence ATGCAGATGGAGACGTTCGACAGTCAGGACCTGGGCGAGGTGGAGGCGTTCGTCAGCAGGATCTACTCCAGGATGCACATCGGCGCGGTGGGCGAGCGCACCCGCGCGCGCATCGACCGGCGGCCGCTGACCGCCGAGGTCGCGTTCGACGATCTCGACTACAGCTTCGACATCGGGTACGCGGCCGAGCCGCCGGACGTGCTGATCGTCTGTGACGTCGTGTCCAACACCATCCGCAGCGACAACGGGGGGTCCGCCGACACGTTCGGTCCCGGTGACCAGTTCCTGATCAGCCGGCCCGGCCTGCCCTACTCCGGCGTGGCACACGCGAGCGCGCTACGGTTCACCCTGCTCGGTCCCGCCGTCCTGGACCGGGTGGCGGCCACCGGGGACGGCACGGCGGAACCGGTGCGCATCCTCGACCACCGCCCGATCTCCCGGCAGGCCCATCTGCGCCTGCAGCGCGCCATCGCATACGCCCGCGACGAGGTGATGGCCGCGCCACCGAGCCCGGCGACACCGCTGCTGGCCTCGGCCGTGAGCCAGTTCCTCGCGGCCGGCGTGCTCCAGGCGTACCCGAACACGGCCGTCGGCGACGCCACCGCCACCGACAGCTCCGACGGCACGCCGAGCACGCTGCGCCGCGCCGTCGCGTACATCGAGTCCAACGCCGACCTCGACATCACGCTGGCCGACATCGCCCGCGCCGCCTATGTCACGCCGCGCGCGCTGCAACTCGCCTTCCGCCGGCACCTGGACACCACGCCCCTCGGCTACCTGCGCCGGGTCCGGCTCGATCGCGCCCACAGCGAGCTGCGCGCCGCGACCGCGGGCGACGGGGAGACGGTCAGCGCGATCGCCGCCCGCTGGGGTTTCACCCACACCCGCTTCACCCAGCAGTACCGGGCCGTGTACGGCGTACCGCCCAGCCGCACCCTCCGCGGGTGA
- a CDS encoding GAF and ANTAR domain-containing protein, with protein MNAATEPDGEHARRPAADELRMLAGTLHRQHDVPATLRAITSGVIGTVPGADFAGLMVVHGGRIDTRAVTDDVVLRVDQAQYDTGQGPCLEATSEHAAVWLSDTRADRRWPAFSDRAARLGVRSMLSLQLEVGHDSIGALNLYARRPAAFTGESEQVGLLFATHAALAIADARRRDQLIRALGSRDLIGQAKGILMERSKVTADQAFSMLVRVSQAENIKLHEVATRLVETGELAAGRAGQS; from the coding sequence GTGAACGCCGCGACGGAACCGGACGGCGAGCACGCGCGGAGGCCCGCGGCGGACGAACTGCGCATGCTGGCCGGCACGCTGCACCGGCAGCACGACGTGCCGGCGACGCTGCGCGCGATCACGTCCGGCGTGATAGGAACGGTCCCCGGCGCCGACTTCGCCGGGCTGATGGTCGTCCACGGTGGCCGGATCGACACCCGGGCCGTCACCGACGACGTGGTGCTCCGCGTCGACCAGGCGCAGTACGACACCGGACAGGGACCCTGCCTGGAGGCGACCAGCGAGCACGCCGCGGTCTGGCTGTCCGACACCCGTGCCGATCGGCGCTGGCCGGCCTTCAGCGACCGGGCCGCCCGGCTGGGGGTCCGCAGCATGCTGTCGCTCCAGCTCGAGGTCGGCCACGACAGCATCGGCGCGCTCAACCTCTACGCCCGCCGGCCCGCCGCGTTCACCGGCGAATCGGAGCAGGTCGGGCTGCTGTTCGCCACGCACGCCGCCCTGGCCATCGCGGACGCGCGCCGCCGCGATCAGCTCATCCGCGCCCTCGGCAGCCGGGACCTGATCGGCCAGGCCAAGGGCATCCTCATGGAACGCAGCAAGGTCACCGCAGACCAGGCGTTCTCCATGCTGGTACGGGTCAGCCAGGCGGAGAACATCAAGCTCCACGAGGTCGCCACGCGGCTGGTCGAGACCGGGGAACTGGCCGCCGGCCGCGCCGGTCAGAGCTGA
- a CDS encoding STAS domain-containing protein, with amino-acid sequence MPATRGYGGVVGLTEGVVMAAEITASRTADGVFTVVARGELDAVTAPDLAAALQRALATERALIIDVREADLLAVAGARVLIAAAHACAARGGRCYVLAGPDHVARRVLDCLDPRPPLRLVADPDDIMRGQRA; translated from the coding sequence ATGCCGGCGACCCGTGGGTACGGTGGGGTCGTCGGGCTGACCGAGGGGGTCGTGATGGCCGCCGAGATCACCGCCAGCCGCACCGCCGACGGCGTGTTCACCGTGGTGGCGCGCGGTGAACTCGACGCCGTCACCGCCCCGGACCTCGCCGCCGCGCTCCAGCGGGCGCTCGCCACGGAACGGGCGCTGATCATCGACGTGCGCGAGGCGGACCTGCTCGCCGTCGCCGGCGCGCGCGTGCTGATCGCCGCGGCGCACGCCTGCGCCGCCCGCGGCGGCCGCTGCTACGTGCTCGCCGGACCGGACCACGTCGCGCGGCGGGTGCTCGACTGCCTCGACCCGCGGCCGCCATTGCGCCTGGTCGCCGACCCCGACGACATCATGCGAGGTCAGCGGGCATGA
- a CDS encoding ATP-binding protein produces the protein MTGHILLLYDDGEELAARVAAAVAGTDDPLVLALRPEHHAAVAAALGDRPMIQAARPDVHTRPAAALAGYYRFTRHAPRVTVIAEPDPGATADARARAARFEAAADLTIPGSGLTVVCAYPAATPDLLRTHPHLLTPVGTAGNPGHADASALLHDLGPAHPAAPPAAAPRLRICGSTTIRDLDAVRRRVTEHLADLAPLVRADFVAAVNEILTNAYLHGAPPLGLTLWADPDTVECRVTDHGPGRPDPTLGYRPRPNAGRAGAGLWLARQACDDLDMWRTDDTFTVRLSSTTRHHSHPHSGALARAETAHTRTALLSRRVAGLRHR, from the coding sequence ATGACCGGGCACATCCTGCTGCTGTACGACGACGGCGAGGAACTGGCCGCCCGGGTCGCCGCCGCCGTGGCCGGCACGGACGACCCGCTGGTCCTGGCCCTCCGCCCGGAGCACCACGCCGCCGTCGCCGCCGCGCTCGGCGACCGGCCGATGATCCAGGCGGCGCGTCCCGACGTCCACACCCGCCCGGCGGCCGCGCTGGCCGGCTATTACCGGTTCACCCGGCACGCGCCGCGCGTCACCGTCATCGCCGAGCCGGACCCGGGCGCCACCGCCGACGCGCGCGCCCGGGCCGCCCGCTTCGAGGCCGCCGCGGACCTGACCATCCCCGGCAGCGGCCTGACGGTCGTGTGCGCCTACCCGGCCGCCACGCCGGATCTCCTGCGTACCCATCCCCACCTGCTCACCCCGGTCGGGACGGCCGGCAACCCCGGGCACGCCGACGCCTCCGCGCTGCTGCACGACCTCGGCCCGGCCCACCCGGCCGCGCCCCCGGCGGCCGCACCCCGCCTGCGCATCTGCGGATCCACCACGATCCGCGACCTCGACGCCGTACGCCGCCGCGTCACCGAACACCTCGCCGACCTCGCACCCCTGGTCCGCGCGGACTTCGTCGCCGCCGTCAACGAGATCCTCACCAACGCGTACCTGCACGGCGCCCCACCGCTCGGCCTCACCCTGTGGGCCGACCCCGACACCGTCGAATGCCGGGTCACCGACCACGGTCCCGGCCGCCCCGACCCCACGCTCGGCTACCGCCCCCGCCCCAACGCCGGCCGCGCCGGCGCCGGCCTCTGGCTCGCCCGCCAGGCCTGCGACGACCTCGACATGTGGCGCACCGACGACACCTTCACGGTCCGCCTCAGCAGCACCACCCGGCACCACAGCCACCCGCACAGCGGCGCCCTCGCCCGCGCCGAGACCGCACACACCCGCACGGCCCTCCTCAGCCGCCGCGTCGCCGGCCTCCGCCACCGATAG
- a CDS encoding SpoIIE family protein phosphatase has translation MGDDADRRVGDARTIRDRFDSLSLLVASYEGPELRVIAANAAFRAFVGREFVVGRTYHELFPEFAAQRISPMVEKIFATGEAQTGREWRFQVADPGDTRREYYLDFVIEPYRDADGAVAGITAIGIDVTDQVRRRMAEQERAIEAERRYARALDVISALQQQLLPPSLPVLPRLEVAGSYLPADADTAAGGDWFDAVVLTDGRVALVVGDVVGHGLAASATMGQLRVLLRERLLSTGDLLVAVNAVNTAAGWIPGARAATVCVAVLDPADGAMTYVTAGHPAPLLLPAGGDGAFLPATGARPLGVGASFGAETTGTATLDPGAAVLLYTDGVLERPGRPLSQASVELAQVAADAAANRVLRDDALPTAERITIQTVEVLTRMTGHTDDITLLAARRVDPPAPLRMTLALHQDDQLRQLRTRLSDWLSTCGAGDQDAGAIRHAVAELATNSLDHAYLDRADDDATCEITLTVRPDGRLEARVRDHGTWREPRPSADRGLGLQLATALVDRLHLHHDDHGTTAVLTHTLTRPAHLLTTEQLFSGRPVTPPGQADPLIVIDQPWAPSPRIRIDGPIDATTSAHVEIAVRTAGSAGTTDLTVDLTGVTHLASAGVAAFHRLAAEHQVNGTTLWWYAPTATPADVILTLVGLPHLTEDPHTP, from the coding sequence ATGGGTGACGACGCGGACCGGCGAGTCGGGGACGCCAGGACGATCCGGGACAGGTTCGACTCGCTGAGCCTGCTGGTGGCCTCCTACGAGGGCCCGGAGCTACGGGTGATCGCGGCCAACGCCGCGTTCCGCGCGTTCGTCGGCCGGGAGTTCGTGGTGGGCCGCACCTACCACGAGCTGTTCCCGGAGTTCGCGGCGCAGCGGATCAGCCCCATGGTGGAGAAGATCTTCGCGACCGGCGAGGCGCAGACCGGGCGGGAATGGCGGTTCCAGGTGGCTGACCCGGGTGACACGCGCCGCGAGTACTACCTGGACTTCGTCATCGAGCCGTACCGGGACGCGGACGGCGCCGTAGCCGGGATCACGGCCATCGGCATCGACGTCACCGACCAGGTCCGGCGTCGCATGGCCGAGCAGGAGCGCGCGATCGAGGCGGAGCGGCGCTACGCCCGCGCACTCGACGTGATCAGCGCGTTGCAGCAGCAGCTGTTGCCGCCGAGCCTTCCTGTGCTGCCCCGCCTGGAAGTGGCCGGCAGCTACCTGCCGGCGGACGCGGACACCGCCGCGGGCGGAGACTGGTTCGACGCGGTGGTGCTGACCGACGGGCGGGTGGCGCTGGTCGTCGGCGACGTGGTCGGGCACGGGCTGGCCGCGTCCGCGACCATGGGGCAGCTGCGGGTGCTGCTGCGCGAGCGCCTGCTGTCGACCGGGGACCTGCTGGTCGCGGTGAACGCCGTGAACACCGCCGCGGGCTGGATCCCGGGCGCGCGGGCCGCCACCGTGTGCGTGGCCGTGCTCGATCCGGCCGACGGCGCGATGACCTATGTGACCGCGGGTCACCCGGCGCCGCTGCTGTTGCCCGCCGGCGGTGACGGCGCGTTCCTGCCGGCCACCGGCGCCCGCCCACTCGGCGTGGGCGCCTCGTTCGGCGCGGAGACGACCGGCACGGCGACCCTCGATCCCGGTGCCGCCGTGCTGCTGTACACCGACGGCGTCCTGGAACGCCCGGGACGCCCGCTGTCCCAGGCCAGCGTCGAGCTCGCACAGGTGGCCGCGGACGCCGCCGCGAACCGGGTGCTGCGCGACGACGCGCTGCCGACCGCCGAGCGGATCACCATCCAGACCGTGGAGGTGCTGACCCGGATGACCGGCCACACCGACGACATCACGCTGCTCGCCGCCCGCCGCGTCGACCCGCCCGCACCCCTGCGCATGACCCTGGCGCTCCACCAGGACGACCAGCTACGACAGCTGCGGACACGGCTCAGCGATTGGCTGAGCACCTGCGGCGCCGGCGACCAGGACGCCGGCGCGATCCGGCACGCGGTGGCGGAACTCGCCACCAACAGCCTCGACCACGCCTACCTCGACCGGGCCGACGACGACGCGACCTGCGAGATCACCCTGACGGTACGGCCGGACGGCCGCCTCGAGGCACGGGTGCGTGACCACGGCACCTGGCGGGAACCCCGCCCGTCCGCCGACCGCGGGCTCGGCCTGCAACTGGCCACCGCACTGGTCGACCGACTCCACCTGCACCACGACGACCACGGCACCACGGCCGTCCTCACGCACACGCTCACCCGCCCGGCGCACCTGCTGACCACCGAACAGCTGTTCTCCGGACGACCCGTCACCCCGCCCGGCCAGGCCGACCCGCTCATCGTCATCGACCAGCCGTGGGCGCCCTCCCCCCGCATCCGCATCGACGGGCCGATCGACGCCACCACCAGCGCTCACGTGGAGATCGCCGTCCGCACGGCCGGCTCCGCCGGCACCACCGACCTCACCGTCGATCTGACCGGCGTCACCCACCTGGCCAGCGCCGGCGTCGCCGCCTTCCACCGGCTGGCCGCCGAACACCAGGTCAACGGCACCACCCTGTGGTGGTACGCCCCCACCGCCACCCCCGCCGACGTGATCCTCACCCTCGTCGGCCTGCCGCACCTGACAGAGGACCCGCACACCCCGTAG
- a CDS encoding FAD-dependent oxidoreductase yields MSISTDFSVAIVGAGLSGLCLAQQLVRAGIDVHVYERDPGPFVRRQGYRIILDRYGLEALRASLPRPLYRLALATGDEPGGHLRFTDSRLRDAFTINFKDEPYATRQVDRLTLRSILMSGLEERIHYGKAAVALEDGGPAGLRLRFSDGRSAEATVVVGADGVGSALREQIMPGADPENSPMAGIYGRSPLRQDGASVIPEALRTSGVLALADEPGRAFFFTSMRFGESPRDAFPRLAPDSYAPTGDDYVMWGLLLRQEEVPMGVRGDLLAMRELAARRSADFHPLVRRLVDTAELDATVLNLFATGRRPRQWAVPRATMMGDAVHVMPPFGAHGGNTALRDAALLGRRLVEARANGTPVEEAIAGYQDEMVPYAFRAVDTAARLMRRLTGGAAAPHWVLTRVLPRLHPVTVPEA; encoded by the coding sequence ATGAGTATATCGACCGACTTCTCGGTGGCGATCGTGGGCGCCGGCCTCTCCGGGCTCTGCCTCGCCCAGCAGCTGGTGCGCGCCGGCATCGACGTGCACGTCTATGAGCGGGACCCGGGCCCGTTCGTCCGGCGGCAGGGCTACCGGATCATCCTGGACCGGTACGGGCTGGAGGCGCTGCGCGCGAGCCTGCCCCGCCCGCTGTACCGGCTGGCGCTGGCCACCGGCGACGAGCCCGGCGGGCACCTGCGCTTCACCGACAGCCGACTGCGGGACGCGTTCACGATCAACTTCAAGGATGAGCCGTACGCGACGCGCCAGGTCGATCGGCTGACGCTGCGCTCGATCCTGATGTCCGGGCTGGAGGAGCGCATCCACTACGGCAAGGCCGCGGTCGCGCTGGAGGACGGCGGCCCGGCGGGGCTACGGCTCCGGTTCAGCGACGGCCGGTCCGCCGAGGCGACCGTCGTGGTGGGCGCGGACGGCGTCGGCTCCGCGCTGCGTGAGCAGATCATGCCGGGCGCGGACCCGGAGAACAGCCCGATGGCGGGGATCTACGGGCGGTCGCCGCTGCGGCAGGACGGCGCGAGCGTCATTCCGGAGGCGTTGCGTACCAGCGGGGTCCTGGCCCTCGCCGACGAGCCGGGCCGCGCGTTCTTCTTCACCTCCATGCGGTTCGGCGAGAGCCCACGGGACGCCTTCCCCCGCCTGGCCCCGGACAGCTACGCGCCGACCGGCGACGACTACGTCATGTGGGGGCTGCTGCTGCGGCAGGAGGAGGTGCCGATGGGCGTGCGCGGCGACCTGCTGGCGATGCGCGAGCTGGCCGCCCGGCGGAGCGCGGACTTCCATCCGCTGGTCCGGCGGCTGGTCGACACGGCCGAACTGGACGCCACGGTGCTCAACCTGTTCGCCACGGGCCGGCGCCCACGGCAGTGGGCGGTGCCCCGGGCGACGATGATGGGCGACGCCGTGCACGTGATGCCGCCGTTCGGCGCGCACGGCGGCAACACCGCTCTCCGCGACGCCGCGCTGCTCGGCCGCCGGCTGGTCGAGGCCCGGGCGAACGGCACGCCGGTGGAGGAGGCGATCGCCGGCTACCAGGACGAGATGGTGCCCTACGCGTTCCGCGCGGTCGACACCGCGGCCCGGCTGATGCGCCGCCTCACCGGGGGCGCGGCCGCACCGCACTGGGTGCTCACCCGCGTGCTACCTCGGCTGCACCCGGTGACCGTACCGGAGGCATGA
- a CDS encoding MarR family transcriptional regulator — translation MSHEPARASAIADLMRAGREMSRLSMVFRYAIAGRLGLTVSDLECLDFLADAGSATAGQVARRTNLTTGAVTSMLRRLQQAGYVTAERDPADRRRVIVTLRPERAAELERPYERFAEGTERLVEGYSAEEVTLLVRHYDRMQAMYRAELDRLRGDDT, via the coding sequence ATGTCCCACGAGCCGGCCCGGGCGTCCGCGATCGCCGACCTGATGCGCGCCGGGCGGGAGATGTCGCGACTGTCCATGGTGTTCCGGTACGCGATCGCGGGGCGGCTCGGCCTGACCGTGAGCGACCTGGAGTGCCTGGACTTCCTGGCGGACGCCGGCTCCGCCACGGCCGGGCAGGTCGCCCGGCGGACGAACCTGACCACCGGCGCGGTGACCAGCATGCTCCGCCGGCTCCAGCAGGCGGGCTACGTGACGGCCGAGCGCGATCCGGCGGACCGGCGCCGGGTGATCGTCACGCTGCGGCCGGAACGGGCCGCCGAGCTGGAGCGGCCGTACGAGCGGTTCGCCGAGGGGACCGAGCGGCTCGTCGAGGGCTACAGTGCCGAGGAGGTCACGCTGCTGGTCCGGCACTACGACCGCATGCAGGCGATGTACCGCGCGGAGCTGGACCGCCTCCGCGGCGACGACACCTGA
- a CDS encoding sigma-70 family RNA polymerase sigma factor gives MKRERVIRTDDTALVVAAQAGDRRALDELVSASLPMVYSLVGRAMNGEPDVEDVVQDVMLRALRQLGQLRAPESFRSWLAAIAVRQAGTHLQLTRRSGQRTTPAAEPLEEAEPDPGFEDETLLRVELSAQRRQVQRASRWLDPDDRVLLSLWWLEVAGELTRADLSAALGESAAHVGVRVQRMRAQLEVSRSLTAALDSGPACARLRAAASEWDGVPSPLWRKRLTRHVRTCAVCAGASAELIAPDRLLPGMAWLPVPATLGAAVLAKSAGTTAAVKAGIVVPLAQWAAAHPIAATVAAGVLAAGATVTTTQLTQAPPPAISAADPAATGTGATTAGPPAAVPSGSGTPTGAPSALRPGPVSLEAANVPGRYAAVSGTVAVLAATGPGGDAAARRSATFEATTGRADPACLSFRIPDGRYLRHLTWRVQLSLDNGTELFRGDSTFCVRPGATDGSVTLESANYPGWFLRHRDGELWVDQSDGSATFRADSSFIVRAPLAE, from the coding sequence GTGAAGCGGGAGCGGGTGATTCGTACGGACGACACGGCTCTGGTCGTCGCGGCGCAGGCCGGCGACCGGCGGGCGCTGGACGAGCTCGTCTCGGCGTCGCTGCCGATGGTCTACTCCCTGGTGGGCCGGGCGATGAACGGCGAGCCGGACGTCGAGGACGTGGTCCAGGACGTGATGCTCCGCGCGCTGCGGCAGCTCGGGCAACTGCGCGCGCCGGAGAGCTTCCGGTCCTGGCTGGCGGCGATCGCGGTCCGCCAGGCCGGCACCCACCTCCAGCTCACGAGGCGGTCCGGGCAGCGGACCACACCGGCCGCGGAACCGCTGGAGGAGGCGGAGCCCGATCCCGGCTTCGAGGACGAGACGCTGCTGCGCGTGGAGCTGTCCGCGCAGCGCCGCCAGGTGCAGCGCGCGAGCCGGTGGCTCGACCCCGACGACCGGGTGCTGCTGTCACTGTGGTGGCTGGAGGTCGCGGGCGAGCTGACGCGCGCGGACCTGTCGGCGGCGCTGGGCGAGAGCGCGGCTCACGTCGGGGTGCGGGTGCAGCGCATGCGGGCCCAGCTGGAGGTGAGCCGGTCGCTGACGGCCGCGCTCGACTCCGGGCCGGCCTGCGCGCGGCTGCGGGCGGCGGCGTCCGAATGGGACGGCGTGCCGAGTCCGCTGTGGCGCAAGCGACTCACGCGGCACGTGCGTACCTGTGCGGTGTGCGCCGGCGCGTCCGCCGAGCTGATCGCGCCCGACCGGCTGCTGCCGGGAATGGCCTGGCTGCCCGTCCCGGCCACGCTCGGCGCCGCGGTGCTGGCCAAGAGCGCGGGTACGACGGCCGCGGTCAAGGCCGGAATCGTCGTGCCGCTCGCGCAGTGGGCAGCGGCGCATCCGATCGCCGCGACCGTCGCGGCCGGGGTGCTGGCCGCGGGGGCCACCGTCACCACCACGCAGCTGACCCAGGCGCCACCGCCGGCGATCAGCGCCGCCGATCCCGCGGCCACCGGGACCGGCGCGACCACCGCCGGTCCGCCGGCCGCGGTCCCGTCCGGGTCCGGCACGCCCACCGGGGCTCCCTCGGCGCTGCGCCCGGGGCCGGTGTCGCTGGAGGCGGCGAACGTGCCCGGCCGCTACGCGGCGGTCTCCGGGACCGTCGCGGTGCTGGCGGCGACCGGGCCCGGAGGTGACGCCGCCGCGCGGCGATCCGCGACGTTCGAGGCCACGACCGGCCGGGCGGACCCGGCGTGCCTCTCGTTCCGCATCCCGGACGGCCGATATCTGCGGCACCTGACCTGGCGCGTCCAGCTGAGCCTGGACAACGGCACCGAACTGTTCCGCGGCGACTCCACGTTCTGCGTCCGGCCGGGAGCCACCGACGGTTCCGTGACGCTGGAGTCGGCCAACTATCCCGGCTGGTTCCTGCGCCACCGCGACGGCGAGCTGTGGGTCGACCAGTCGGACGGCAGCGCCACGTTCCGTGCCGACAGCTCCTTCATCGTCCGGGCCCCGCTCGCGGAGTGA
- a CDS encoding helix-turn-helix transcriptional regulator, with product MSSLHFDSTDLGQTEEFLSMAYTKMSLGGQAERTRAQVTREAAGSLWVDELTFNFDLAHDAEVPMGKVCLCSVRSGGVVRRYFPEGMEGRFAAGDVFMYSPHDRPYAGVIKGAHYDLLMFDPELLDQVAAAAPGRRPEPVRITGDRPVSRASAQRLRSAVRYLHDHVLTDPVARDSPLTVSTASQLAASVVLSVFPNNALLLPTAGDNHDAHPATLRRATAYVDAHAAEPITVADIAAAASTTGRAVQAAFRRHRGITPMAYLRQVRLDGAHRDLRAAAPGSGTTVEEIAARWGFHTVARFTSLYRRQYGTAPRRTLHG from the coding sequence ATGAGCTCGTTGCATTTCGACAGCACGGACCTGGGCCAGACCGAGGAGTTCCTCAGCATGGCCTACACCAAGATGAGCCTCGGCGGGCAGGCTGAGCGGACCAGGGCCCAGGTGACCCGGGAGGCCGCCGGATCGCTGTGGGTCGACGAGCTGACCTTCAACTTCGACCTGGCCCACGACGCCGAGGTGCCGATGGGCAAGGTGTGCCTGTGCAGCGTGCGCAGCGGCGGCGTCGTCCGGCGGTACTTCCCGGAGGGGATGGAGGGCCGGTTCGCCGCCGGGGACGTGTTCATGTACTCACCGCACGACCGGCCCTACGCCGGCGTCATCAAGGGCGCCCACTACGACCTGCTCATGTTCGATCCGGAGCTGCTGGACCAGGTGGCCGCCGCCGCGCCCGGCCGCCGGCCGGAGCCGGTCCGGATCACCGGCGATCGGCCCGTCTCCCGGGCGTCCGCGCAGCGGCTGCGCAGCGCCGTCCGGTACCTGCATGATCACGTCCTGACCGATCCGGTCGCCCGGGACTCGCCGCTGACCGTCTCCACCGCGTCACAGCTCGCCGCGTCCGTCGTGCTCAGCGTCTTCCCGAACAACGCGCTGCTCCTGCCGACCGCCGGGGACAACCACGACGCGCACCCGGCCACGCTGCGCCGCGCCACGGCCTACGTCGACGCCCACGCCGCGGAGCCGATCACGGTGGCCGACATCGCGGCCGCGGCCAGCACCACCGGCCGCGCCGTGCAGGCCGCGTTCCGCCGGCACCGCGGCATCACGCCGATGGCGTACCTGCGCCAGGTCCGGCTGGACGGCGCCCACCGCGATCTGCGGGCCGCCGCCCCCGGCTCGGGGACGACCGTCGAGGAGATCGCCGCGCGCTGGGGTTTCCACACCGTGGCGCGGTTCACCAGCCTCTACCGCAGGCAGTACGGCACGGCCCCCCGCCGCACGCTGCACGGATGA